The following proteins are co-located in the Nymphalis io chromosome 27, ilAglIoxx1.1, whole genome shotgun sequence genome:
- the LOC126778717 gene encoding GTP-binding protein 2-like, whose protein sequence is SDADDSGDECYGSLPPEPRFGNVEYKLQLVSPCERRFQHLVTQLKWWLRSGGGAAVYVVGVRDCGALRGLRAGALRASLRALRDMARALGAALVGARARRVAPARAVAEVYIRKLADTQQSVELRVAVMGANEAGKSTLIGVLTQGELDNGRGSARLNMFRHLHEMKSGRTSSLSHEILGFDAQGNVVNYGCSELMTAERIGERSAKLVSFLDLAGHSKYQRTTLHGLTGYSPHYAMLVISATASITRITEEHIGLLLALDMPFFAVINKCELASNINAVVARLAQLLEPANKKPLLITDENMARNCVAPQKSILDTIDNVDEEIKKDEEVAVFPVSCVRGAGLNALHACLLALAPRRDLQRPEDEACEFQIDEIFHVGDSTGPVVGGLLARGRLYEGDELIIGALSSVSCEMNRATDVYFPCGSVRAGQSASLGLGRFPPGLRQGMV, encoded by the exons ctgaagtggtggctgcgctcgggcggcggcgcggcggtgtaCGTGGTGGGCGTGCGCGACTGCGGCGCGCTGCGCGGGCTGCGGGCGGGTGCGCTGCGGGCGTCGCTGCGCGCGCTGCGAGACATGGCACGCGCGCTCGGCGCCGCGCTCGTGGGCGCGCGGGCCCGCCGCgtggcgcccgcgcgcgccgtcgccgaggtgtacatccgcaag ctggcggacacgcagcagagcgtcgagctgcgggtcgcggtgatgggggcgaacgaggcgggcaagtcgacgctcataggcgttctcactcaag gtgaactcgataacggtagagggagcgctcgcctgaacatgttcaggcatttgcacgaaatgaaaagtggtaggacgtcctcgctcagccacgagatactcggcttcgatgctcag ggtaatgtcgtcaactacggttgttccgagctgatgacagcggagcgcatcggagagaggagcgccaagctggtgtctttcctggacctggcgggccacagcaagtaccaacgcaccacgctccacgggctcacgggttactccccgcactacgccatgctcgtt atttcggcaacagccagtataactcgcatcacagaagaacacatcggtcttctgctggctttggacatgccgttcttcgcagtcatcaacaagtgtgaactggCTAGCAACATCAatgctgttgtagcgaggctggctcaattgttggaacccgctaataag aaaccgctgttaataactgacgagaatatggcaaggaactgcgttgcgccgcaaaagtcgatactggacaccatagacaatgtagacgaggaaatcaaaaaggatgagga ggtggccgtgttcccggtgagctgcgtgcgcggcgccggcctcaacgcgctgcacgcgtgcctgctggcgctggctcCGCGCCGCGATCTGCaacgccccgaggac gaggcgtgcgagtttcaaatagacgaaattttccacgtaggggactcgacggggcccgtcgtggggggactgctcgcgcgagggcgactctacgagggcgacgaacttatcataggtgcgttgagttctgttagttgtgagatgaatagagcgac cgacgtatatttcccgtgcggcagcgtgcgcgcgggacagtcggcgtcgctgggcctgggtcgcttcccgccgggactgcggcagggcatggtg